The following DNA comes from Hordeum vulgare subsp. vulgare chromosome 3H, MorexV3_pseudomolecules_assembly, whole genome shotgun sequence.
tttagttatatcattcatggtttgtgtgacaagagacacactagaaatcattttataaatgtttccttgAGTACCATAAAGTATCTATAAAATACCACACAATGGTTGAGAATGCatatatcttctgaatgtgttcaaggaagaatgagttggctcatttagaattgtaaggtgagagttccttaaattaatttcccttatggcacatgtggtgcacataaaatctgatgatttgggaaattttgcaacttgttaagttgtgaccaatagaattgtcaataattttctaaacaaccccaaacctcgattgtaaggcttaaaaccaaatattttgtaagatttagaaaattattgtgtacgcaacaaaactgagtatgaattgattcatacatgcaaaaattatcaaatataatgtccaagaaataggatattggacatttatactacatgtagtagtacggctataggcaaacaatattttgtgaataatcgggatattacatgaggtctcccatattacgGAAAAATGAGttatgcaaacatatcataggcacaaacgaattgatcattcttttattgcactatatttttggttctccttctgatgaagattcgagaacatcatttaccagaatagtttctggtgtatgtttgcaaattttcaaataccacaatgaacttatttgccttttaataaactcatggtgtggtttgaccatatgtttgagggtttggtaatcataggtacgatattcatgtaaccacacatttgacaaacttgagagttgtctttgtAATCTTTTTAAAATGATCAATTACTAATTAAAAGGTAATTATGGCATTGGTTGTCTTTatcctccactttactttgaatgcCTCATTGTTCTATTTTGTGACCACTGACATGCATGGTATTCTCAATGCTAGCAAATATTTGaagcacccgttgggtgaatatgatgagtttaagaaataacatgtttctttaccatgaaaatggtaataCCATCATAAGGAGATGTAAAGTGTATCAAGGGCTTTTCGACCTGATCTGCATATGAAAATGtcagatcatgagatctcaacttcaagtttattttataattaccaaaattgtaagttgcgatagacttgaggtcttgaaaaattattgggtgatcattccaaatgtgctcggggcagcatgtttctcttaagggaaatattcaaggtgaataaatattcatccattatgtacttagtttgagaactaagtgaagttggtgagAGATGAAATACATATGATCATActtagctattaagagaatagccATGACACATATTCCGAAGGTGAGGTTATAGTAGCAATAATACCTCGGGTGGATACAACGACCGATGTCGTAAATCATCTTACAATAAATAATCTCACCTAACATGTACTTACTGTATTTGGAAATGTGAGCCATGCGTTACttgaaaatgctaatgcatttatttaatttacttctaggagtaagtggcatctataaataaatgatttgtttgagaacaatcatggtcaaggtgatccttggtgaacttgggtgtatccttcaatataacacatgtgattaaattattgctaatgttttggacttcattcttgaggaagtgtgtgactttagagtcactgCCAAAACGTATAGACTTGCATGCTTAACACTGGTTAGTCACTATGAAATTATAACCACGATGTCCTGTGGACCTTGCAAAAGTGTTGAGACACTTAATCATTGTCATAAATTATGTGGTCCATCATGATGGATGGacgacactataattagaaatattGTCGTAGGCTTCATTGCTATGTAttttaccaatgtaatagaaggtaatcacaaGTAAATGCAGATATTTATGTAGTTCcctatgacatattcaagcaaaaAGAGGCTTGAATAATTGATATTGGTAGATAATACCATTCAACATGCAATAATCATGCATGAATTTGCTATGATAATAAAtcattttagtgaacaacaacaattgcTTCAGAGGAGCAAATTTTAGTACGGCTGATGAcatatagccatatgtgtagacctcaatttatataggataacactttaaagataatcaccaatatggtatagatctcgcagtaatagaaaacatagtctgactattgtcagtagatgtttataattctattaccttatgttatgctaaATGTATGAAATCACTTTGAAGGCAATCATTTGTcaaagtgacatgatgtagaccttgcagtaatagtGGATAGTCTGTAATTTTTTTTACagtagatgccaatattaccttatgatatctAGAGGTAGTCACATATTAATATTTGGAAGGgcactttgaaggtaatcatcttgTAAAACACAAGATGTAGACCTCATAGTAGTGATGAATAATCTACGAATTGTGCAGTAGATGTCATCAGTACCTTGTAATTCACAAAtaaatgtatgtagtcatattgaGTATGACATTTTATAATTCTTATTAGAAATTTATTATGATTTGCAAGAAAATTTATTTCTATTGCAAAATCGTAGTGGTTGTCACAAATTGCATGCAATGCTAGAGAGTAGAGACAAAAGATGTCTTAAATTTTGAAGGAATATGATCTGGAATATAGGCAAAACATTCTTTTGCAACAGTATTACTGCGGTAATACATATACTTGTAAAAGTTAATTTACATACTTACGCAAAGTATATGAAGACATGAGGTCTTCAAATGGCAATTTTACCCGTTGCAAAATAACATATAACTATGTTATATGTAATTTATGATGAACTAAGGTTCTCCCACATCTAAATTGTACTAGTAGATTCACTAATTTGCTAGAGTGGTGATGTATACGAGCTACTCCATATTATATGCAAATAGTGCATAGTGTGGTGGCGGCCAGAACTTGAGTGCACATGGGCCTAACTGGTACTACTCCCACGTACACGTAACACAAGTCACGACCACATCCTGTGATGCCGAACGGATAAGGACGGAACAAAGCGACCACGTCTCGATCCCCAACTTCAACTGCACAAGCGAACGCTCCCATGGTTGAACGGTGGAGTCAGCGCAGAGAGGTGCTCCCGCCGTGCTCTTTCTCGTTGTAGGAGGCGCCGGGAGGCGGGTTCTAAGCACGGCGCCATTGGGGAGGCTAAGGGAGGCGGGCTCCCATGTGTCTGCGCGGAAGCCGTGCGGGTGGGAGGCCATTGCCGCCGCAAATCAGTGCAGGATGCGACAAGCTTCGGGTGACGGCTTCGGTAGCCGCGCTGGTGACGAGAGGTCTCCGTCAGCTACCGTCGGGCGGTTccggacggcgcgccggtgacggGAGGCTGCCGTCGGGTGGCGCCGCGCTACTGCCAGGCCACGCGCTGAGGCAGCATGGCGCGTGTGTGCCTCCCGGCGCTGTCGTTCCGTGAGAAGCCAGGCCATTGGCGCTCACATGTGCGCCGTCGTTTCCCGGCGCTTGACGGCAGGCTTGCCAGCGGAACGCCGAGAGCCATGAGGCGACGGTGAGCGCCCGTGCAAGGCGTGGGCGGAGGAGGGGGCCGGCGTCGGGGTCTTCAGGCGCGGCGCAACGGCGTTGACATCGACAATCGCGTGGTTGGTGTAGCCGTCCGCGCCGGAGCCGAAGTTAAAGACGGTGGCCCCGGTCGGTGTGGACACGAAGGCGAGCGCGTCGCCTGCGCGAACCAGCACGCGAGTTGCATCCGGGGCGCTCGTCTCTATTGGAGGTAGCGGAGGCGCGGTGTCGGCGGCCGCGGTCGCACGACGCGGACATGGGCCGGCTGTCTGCGGCGGCGGCCTTCGTCACGAAGGAGTCGCACGAAGAGAGAAAGAAGCGCAGACATTTTATTTCTTACCATTTGTCTGTTCTTTCCCTCCTATTCGTCTAGTTCTTCTCGTTCCGGCAATTGCCGGCGATTTCTTGCTCTCAGTAGAGgcagtgctgataacgtgttagagtaaaacgagattgaatgaaagtaaTGGACGATCAATCCtctttctattgattctcaagtatatatacatctggaagaggtgcgaagaagatGTGTCTGATCGGAGGCATCCCTTCAGAACAGGTGCCTCTTGGCAATAGACATAAAAAGAAGATACTTTTTTttaattaatctactaattaatttctaacagaGTGGAGCCTCCCGTTTTGCGCACGTGGGATGGAGTGTTCGCCGGTGGCCACGCAAGGCACCCTCTCCACTTGGAATTTCTTGGAGAACAGCTCATCATCCCCCCACCCTGACTGCAAGTCCGCGCCACGGGTTCGCCCGAATCGATCCAAGGAATCACTGCCTACCAGACCAATCCACCCGCACCTGCAGATCCTCTGCGATTGATGAGTATTCCTCCCCCAGCTTCTTGGTGGAGCGACTTGGATGCGAGGGAGCTCTGCCCGGAGCCTTCTCTCCCATCTCCCCGCCCCCCGTAAAGGCGCTGCCGCCTTTCGCCTCCCGCCGCCGGAGATAGGCCCCAGGATGGGCTAGGGACTCCTCCTGCACCCACCAGCGGCGGGCCGGAGCCTTTTCGGATCTGCCCGTCTCCTCTCGCTCTACTTGTCTTGTTGGACCCTAGCACACTACTATATCAAACTGTTGCCAATACTTACCCTGCCTAAAGCGGCCGATTGGCCACGCCAATGCTGTGTCCGGATCCTGCTTATGCCACAACTTTCTCCtctttagttttttttttttttttttgataacCTGGGAGCGAGCTTCTAGTTTATCCCGGGTTATCATATTCTCCCGTTAATGCGAGTCCCGAGGAGACAGACTAAAGCTTGGATTTGTTCTTCCAATTTGGATAATCCTATTTCAAGGACATATTCTTGGCAACACTCTGCCCTGTAAAATATATTCTTTGCCCTGAATTGATTTTGTGTTAATGTTACTAATAGTGCCGAGGAGGGCAGATATTACATATTCCCACCTGCCCACCCACTTGGAAACATGGGTTCCTCCCAAGAATCCACATTTTCATCGGCCTCAACAGCCGCACAAGTGAATGCTTTGGACTTACTACCTGTCTATGCCAAGGAGCTTATCGCTGGTGGTGCAGCTGGTGCATTCGCAAAGACTGCCGTCGCGCCACTAGAGAGGGTAAAGATCTTATTGCAGGTATGGACTGCTTAATGCTTGTGCTGGTTGCATGGGTATTTAGCTCCTTTATTAACTTATATTAGGAAAATATGTCTTCTGTTGCTTTATAGACAAGAACCCAAGGGTTTCAATCCCTTGGGATTCTCCAATCCTTGAGGAAGCTGTGGAAATACGAGGGAATTCGAGGCTTCTACAAGTAAGTAAAGTGGAGAGAACGCCTTAAACTCTGACTGTTGAATTCGGCGTCTTGATTTTGTAAGTTTTACTGGTAAGTTCAGCATACTTATTTTGATATTTTATTGATCGTTCGTGCAGAGGAAACGGTGCGAGTGTGCTTCGGATTGTTCCGTATGCAGCATTGCATTACATGACATATGAGCAGTATAGGTGCTGGATACTGAATAATGCCCCATCAGTGGGTACAGGACCTGTGGTTGATCTCTTGGCAGGCTCAGCTGCTGGCGGAACTGCAGTTCTGTGTACCTATCCTTTAGATTTGGCTAGGACCAAGCTGGCATACCAGGTATGTACAACCGTGCTGATTAGTGCTTTTCTATTTTGTATATGTAATAAAGAGTCACCTTCAATGGAAGTGCTATTGGAATAGCTTCTTGATCGTCACATTGGCTCATGGTTATTCTTATTAATTTGCTTCACTAGGTTTCAAATGTAGTCCAACCTGCCAATTCATTGGGAAATTTTGGCCGCCAACCAGTATATAATGGTGTAAAGGATGTTTTTAAAACTGTTTACAAGGAAGGAGGTGTAAGATCTTTGTACCGTGGGATAGGTATGTCGAGGCTATCAACTTACGAAATCATGTCTCTTAGCCTACTCAATCGGTGTAACTTCAGCTAATGTTCCATACTTgcaaagcttttatgttgtaacAAGGGTGCTATAAAAAAGTTCAGGTGAATGCTTGGAATGCATATGCAAGTCTATATTTCATCCATATATGGTATCACTGATTAATACTGTCACACACTG
Coding sequences within:
- the LOC123443738 gene encoding mitochondrial carrier protein CoAc1, yielding MGSSQESTFSSASTAAQVNALDLLPVYAKELIAGGAAGAFAKTAVAPLERVKILLQTRTQGFQSLGILQSLRKLWKYEGIRGFYKGNGASVLRIVPYAALHYMTYEQYRCWILNNAPSVGTGPVVDLLAGSAAGGTAVLCTYPLDLARTKLAYQVSNVVQPANSLGNFGRQPVYNGVKDVFKTVYKEGGVRSLYRGIGPTLIGILPYAGLKFYIYEDLKSRVPEDYKRSVILKLSCGALAGLFGQTLTYPLDVVRRQMQVQNKQPQNANDAFRIRGTFQGLFLIIRCQGWRQLFAGLSLNYVKVVPSVAIGFTTYDMMKNLLGVPPREKAHPLTGNSNK